The genome window TCGTCGGATCATCCGCAGGTTGCTGCTGAGCGCTGCGGCGACATCCGCCAGCGCCAGCGGAACCAACGCCGTGACGGCTGCGACCTGCCGGGCGGCGGCCTCAACCTCGCCGGTGGCGGCGCGATCTAGCGGGGCCAGAACCTCGCTCTCGGCCAGACCCAGCAACGCTTCTGCATCGAATTGATCGCCCCGCAGTTCGGTCAGCCGGTCGCGGCCCCAGCGGGTGTCTTCACGGTGTTTGTAAAGCGTTTCCAGCCGATCCGTCACGCTGCGTGCGGCCGCCAAATCCCCCTGTGCCAGCGCCTCGCCCGCGTCATGGCGCAGCCCGTCCAGCCGCGCGAGCCGCCCAAAGGCCGCCATTTCGCGCAACGACAGTAACAGCAAGACCAGCAAGAACGCCCCGATCAGCAGCGTCATCGCCCAGCCCAGAAGCGGATAGCGCGCCATCAGGTCGGTCACGAAGGTCCAAGCCGCAATTGACACCAGCGCCGTCACCAGCGCCCCGGCCAGCGCCCAGAACATCCGCACCAGCCGCGAGGGTTTGCGCGCGGCGAGCTGTGCGGCGATCTGCATCGCTTGGCCCTTTGGCGGCGGCGCTTCCACGTCCAACTCAGGCACAGCAGGC of Sulfitobacter sp. DSM 110093 contains these proteins:
- a CDS encoding TIGR01620 family protein; this encodes MARGPILFDLEEDAKPQPSVADAPAVPELDVEAPPPKGQAMQIAAQLAARKPSRLVRMFWALAGALVTALVSIAAWTFVTDLMARYPLLGWAMTLLIGAFLLVLLLLSLREMAAFGRLARLDGLRHDAGEALAQGDLAAARSVTDRLETLYKHREDTRWGRDRLTELRGDQFDAEALLGLAESEVLAPLDRAATGEVEAAARQVAAVTALVPLALADVAAALSSNLRMIRRIAEIYGGRSGFFGSWRLTRAVLSHLVATGAVAVGDDLIEPLLGGSIVAKLSRRFGEGLVNGALTARVGVAAIEVCRPLPFVREKRPGVRGIVKRALTGVFGKE